Proteins from a single region of Belliella baltica DSM 15883:
- a CDS encoding type II toxin-antitoxin system HigB family toxin — protein MRIVTHKRIQEFVKKHADAELPLRFRYSTTSKKEWNSLNDIKKDFNSVDYVGNHRFVFSIKGNNYRLIAIISFNAKKVYIRFIGTHAEYDEIQDIQNI, from the coding sequence ATGAGGATCGTTACTCATAAACGAATACAGGAATTTGTAAAAAAGCATGCTGATGCTGAATTGCCATTGCGATTTAGGTATTCTACTACAAGTAAGAAAGAATGGAACTCTCTAAATGATATCAAAAAAGATTTCAATTCGGTTGATTATGTAGGGAATCATCGTTTTGTTTTCAGTATCAAGGGGAACAATTATCGGCTGATTGCTATAATTTCATTCAATGCCAAAAAGGTTTATATCCGATTCATTGGTACACACGCAGAATATGATGAAATACAGGATATTCAAAATATTTAA
- a CDS encoding helix-turn-helix domain-containing protein, producing the protein MIKSEKEYQAILNRVEELLSNPENIENSESKSYIELNLLSDLVADYEEKYYPIPTPTLSEAIRLRMQERGLTQKSLSEYLGVSTSRISEYLNGKSEPTLKIAREISKKLDIEASIVLGV; encoded by the coding sequence ATGATTAAATCCGAAAAAGAATATCAAGCAATCTTAAATAGGGTAGAAGAGTTACTTTCCAATCCTGAAAATATAGAAAACTCAGAATCCAAAAGTTACATTGAATTGAACTTGCTTTCTGATTTAGTAGCAGATTATGAAGAGAAATACTATCCCATTCCAACCCCAACTTTGTCAGAAGCTATAAGGCTGCGCATGCAAGAAAGAGGCTTAACACAAAAATCTCTCTCTGAATATCTTGGGGTAAGTACCTCAAGAATCAGTGAGTACTTAAATGGAAAAAGTGAGCCTACGCTTAAAATCGCCAGAGAAATTAGTAAAAAATTAGATATCGAAGCTTCTATCGTTTTGGGAGTTTAG
- the tsf gene encoding translation elongation factor Ts — MAITAQEVNKLRQMTGAGMMDCKKALTEAEGDFEKAIDILRKKGQKVSASRADRETKEGTIVTHVSADGKTGTLLSLTCETDFVAKNEEFSAFANTLLDLATSNNATSVEQILALPFENITTAEKIIEMTGKIGEKIEISHYEIVTGEAVVPYIHSNGKLGVLVALTSTSGADVEEAGKDVAMQIAAMNPVAVDKDGVDATTVEREIEVGKDQARQEGKPEEMLEKIALGKLNKFYKENTLLSQQFVKDSSQTIAQYLDSVSKGMTVAAFKRISIG, encoded by the coding sequence ATGGCTATTACTGCACAAGAAGTAAATAAATTAAGACAAATGACTGGAGCCGGTATGATGGACTGTAAAAAAGCCCTTACTGAAGCTGAAGGAGATTTCGAAAAAGCTATTGATATCCTTAGAAAAAAAGGACAAAAAGTATCTGCTTCTAGAGCTGATAGAGAGACTAAAGAAGGTACTATCGTAACGCACGTAAGTGCTGACGGTAAAACTGGAACTTTACTTTCATTGACTTGTGAAACTGATTTTGTGGCTAAAAATGAAGAGTTTTCTGCTTTCGCAAATACACTTCTTGACCTTGCTACATCAAACAATGCTACTTCAGTAGAGCAAATCTTGGCATTGCCATTCGAAAACATCACTACTGCTGAGAAAATCATTGAAATGACTGGAAAGATTGGTGAGAAAATCGAAATTTCCCATTATGAAATCGTAACTGGTGAAGCTGTTGTTCCTTATATTCACTCCAATGGTAAATTGGGTGTATTGGTAGCTTTAACAAGCACTAGCGGTGCAGACGTTGAAGAAGCTGGAAAAGATGTAGCAATGCAAATTGCTGCTATGAACCCAGTAGCTGTTGATAAAGACGGTGTGGATGCTACTACAGTAGAAAGAGAAATCGAAGTGGGTAAAGACCAAGCAAGACAAGAAGGTAAGCCTGAAGAAATGCTTGAAAAAATCGCTTTAGGTAAACTGAACAAGTTCTACAAAGAAAACACTTTGTTGAGCCAGCAATTCGTGAAAGATAGCAGCCAAACTATCGCTCAGTACCTGGATAGCGTAAGCAAAGGAATGACTGTAGCTGCTTTTAAGAGAATTTCTATAGGATAA
- the rpsB gene encoding 30S ribosomal protein S2, giving the protein MAQIEYKDLLDAGVHFGHLTRKWDPRMAPYIFMEKNGIHIIDLNKTLVCLDEASNAIKQIVRSGKKVMFVATKKQAKDLVADEARRLNMPYVTERWLGGMLTNFATIRKSLKKMSSIDKLMKEEAYLNLAKKERLMVTRQREKLESVLGGIADLTRLPAALFVVDIKREHIAIAEAQKLGIPVFALVDTNSNPNEVDFPIPSNDDAFKSISLLVKAFGAAIEEGLSERKRDKEDAKLTEEEEAKKAVDAETKE; this is encoded by the coding sequence ATGGCACAAATAGAATATAAAGACTTACTGGATGCTGGTGTTCATTTTGGACACTTAACTAGAAAGTGGGATCCGAGAATGGCTCCGTATATCTTCATGGAGAAGAACGGAATCCATATCATCGACCTTAACAAAACGCTTGTTTGCCTAGACGAAGCATCCAACGCAATCAAGCAGATCGTACGCTCAGGTAAAAAAGTCATGTTCGTAGCTACTAAAAAGCAAGCGAAAGACTTAGTAGCCGATGAAGCTCGAAGACTTAACATGCCTTACGTAACCGAAAGATGGTTAGGTGGTATGTTGACTAACTTCGCCACAATCAGAAAATCTTTGAAGAAAATGTCTTCCATCGACAAGTTGATGAAAGAAGAAGCTTATCTGAACTTAGCGAAGAAAGAACGTCTAATGGTCACAAGACAAAGAGAAAAGTTGGAATCTGTATTGGGCGGTATTGCTGACCTGACTAGACTTCCTGCTGCTTTGTTCGTAGTAGACATCAAAAGAGAGCACATCGCTATAGCCGAAGCACAGAAGCTTGGTATCCCTGTTTTCGCATTGGTAGATACGAACTCTAACCCGAACGAGGTAGATTTCCCTATCCCATCCAATGATGATGCATTCAAATCAATCTCTTTGCTCGTAAAAGCGTTTGGCGCAGCTATCGAAGAAGGACTTTCTGAAAGAAAGAGAGATAAAGAAGATGCTAAACTCACTGAAGAGGAGGAAGCAAAAAAAGCTGTGGACGCTGAGACAAAAGAGTAA
- the rpsI gene encoding 30S ribosomal protein S9, producing the protein MEIINTIGRRKTSVARIYMKPGKGEISVNNRTIETYFPFDLHQIVVKQPLALVGVDGTYDITINVDGGGIKGQAEAARMAIARALCEINEEHRGTLKKEGFLTRDSRMVERKKPGRRKARRKFQFSKR; encoded by the coding sequence ATGGAAATTATCAACACAATCGGTAGAAGAAAGACATCTGTTGCTAGAATCTACATGAAACCAGGAAAAGGTGAGATCTCTGTAAACAACAGAACGATCGAAACTTATTTCCCATTTGATTTGCATCAGATCGTGGTTAAGCAACCTCTTGCCCTCGTTGGTGTAGATGGTACTTATGATATCACAATCAATGTAGACGGTGGTGGAATCAAAGGTCAAGCAGAAGCAGCTAGAATGGCAATCGCTAGAGCACTTTGTGAAATCAACGAAGAGCATAGAGGTACATTGAAAAAAGAAGGTTTCTTAACACGTGATTCCAGAATGGTAGAACGTAAGAAGCCAGGACGTAGAAAAGCAAGAAGAAAATTCCAGTTCTCGAAACGTTAA
- the rplM gene encoding 50S ribosomal protein L13 — MDTLSYKTVSANVATAEKNWIVVDAQAAVLGRFASEVAKILRGKHKTSYTPHVDCGDNVIVINADKVRLTGKKWNDKVYVRHTGYPGGQRISTPKLLMQKSAPILVEKAVRGMLPKNRLGRQLYRNLFVYEGPEHPHAAQQPKEHKF; from the coding sequence GTGGATACATTAAGCTATAAGACCGTATCAGCGAATGTCGCAACTGCAGAAAAAAACTGGATCGTAGTGGATGCCCAGGCTGCAGTGTTAGGTAGATTCGCAAGTGAGGTAGCGAAAATCTTGAGAGGTAAGCATAAGACATCTTATACCCCTCACGTAGACTGCGGAGACAATGTGATTGTCATCAATGCAGACAAGGTTAGATTGACTGGTAAAAAGTGGAACGATAAAGTATATGTTCGTCACACTGGATACCCTGGAGGTCAGCGCATCTCTACCCCAAAATTATTGATGCAAAAATCTGCACCAATCTTGGTAGAGAAAGCCGTAAGAGGTATGCTTCCTAAAAACAGACTTGGAAGACAGTTGTACAGAAACTTATTCGTGTATGAAGGACCAGAACATCCTCATGCTGCACAACAACCAAAAGAACACAAATTCTAA
- a CDS encoding RluA family pseudouridine synthase — protein sequence MKKIDFKDLILFENEDYLVINKLPYLSTLDDRHEAQNILDLAKGYTPDAQVCHRLDKETSGCLAIAKHPAAYRNIAIQFEDRKVDKIYHAVVEGIHDYKDVLVDKNLLANNKGIAKVSKDGKPAQTYFKTVKTYFKHSLIECKPVTGRLHQIRVHLAYLKSPICGDETYGGKPLYLSELKRRFNLKKNTEEQPIMQRVSLHAYALNFTGVKGESIEVIAPYPKDFDVLVKQLEKNK from the coding sequence ATGAAGAAAATTGATTTTAAAGATCTTATTCTGTTTGAAAATGAGGATTACCTCGTGATCAATAAGCTTCCATATTTATCGACATTGGATGACCGGCATGAGGCCCAGAATATTCTGGACTTGGCCAAAGGATACACCCCTGATGCCCAGGTGTGTCATCGTCTGGACAAGGAGACTTCCGGTTGCCTGGCAATAGCCAAGCATCCTGCGGCCTACCGAAATATCGCCATTCAGTTTGAAGACAGGAAAGTTGATAAAATCTATCATGCAGTAGTAGAAGGCATCCATGATTACAAAGATGTCTTGGTGGACAAAAATCTACTCGCCAACAATAAGGGAATCGCCAAAGTCAGCAAAGATGGTAAGCCGGCACAGACGTATTTCAAAACAGTGAAGACCTATTTCAAGCATTCCTTAATAGAATGCAAACCGGTCACCGGAAGACTTCATCAAATCAGGGTTCACCTGGCTTACTTGAAGTCCCCAATTTGTGGAGATGAAACATACGGAGGAAAGCCCCTTTACCTATCAGAACTCAAAAGGCGATTCAACCTCAAGAAAAACACAGAGGAGCAACCTATTATGCAACGTGTATCGCTACATGCCTACGCCTTGAATTTCACAGGAGTGAAAGGAGAAAGCATAGAGGTCATTGCTCCATATCCGAAAGATTTTGACGTCTTAGTCAAGCAATTGGAGAAAAATAAGTAG
- a CDS encoding HipA family kinase: MNNQTPNSKLRTVNVMRYVMPLREGGSLPALADADDGFSYVLKFRGAGQREKALIAELLGGEIARLLGFKVPELVFANLDEAFGRSEGDEEIQDLLKGSQGLNLALHFLSKALTFDPGATLVDPLLASKIVWLDAYITNVDRTFRNTNMLIWNRELWLIDHGASFLFHHSWDNWQKHAEGPFPTIKTHVLLPYASELEVVDLEFKKTLTRAVIRTIVDLIPDEWILASRDVEDAEEGRAIYESFLIKRLEFSGVFIKEAEDARKALI; the protein is encoded by the coding sequence ATGAACAATCAAACACCAAATTCCAAACTTCGAACTGTCAATGTCATGCGCTATGTCATGCCGCTTCGAGAAGGGGGGTCTTTGCCTGCTTTGGCAGATGCGGATGATGGATTTAGCTATGTGTTGAAGTTTCGAGGAGCGGGTCAGCGTGAAAAAGCATTGATCGCTGAGTTGCTTGGAGGTGAAATCGCAAGATTACTTGGCTTCAAAGTTCCTGAATTGGTATTCGCTAATTTGGATGAAGCTTTTGGGAGGTCAGAAGGTGATGAGGAAATTCAGGATTTGCTCAAGGGAAGTCAGGGATTGAATCTCGCACTACATTTTTTATCCAAGGCTTTGACTTTTGATCCTGGTGCTACATTAGTAGATCCGCTATTGGCTTCCAAGATTGTTTGGCTAGATGCATACATCACAAATGTGGATAGAACTTTCCGAAATACGAATATGCTAATTTGGAACAGAGAACTTTGGCTGATCGATCATGGGGCTTCTTTCCTTTTCCATCATTCTTGGGACAATTGGCAAAAACATGCAGAAGGTCCATTTCCTACGATCAAAACACACGTCTTACTTCCTTATGCAAGCGAATTGGAAGTAGTTGATCTTGAATTTAAGAAAACCCTAACTCGCGCTGTTATTCGAACCATCGTTGACTTGATTCCTGATGAATGGATCTTGGCATCTAGAGATGTGGAAGATGCAGAAGAAGGAAGGGCGATCTATGAATCATTTTTAATAAAGAGATTAGAATTTTCAGGAGTATTTATAAAAGAAGCCGAAGATGCAAGGAAAGCACTTATATGA
- a CDS encoding DUF3037 domain-containing protein, giving the protein MQGKHLYEYAILRVVPRVEREEFINVGVLLCSKKENFLKCKVSLDITKLKALDSEADAQLFENYLDSLDQICQGKANGSPISQQDAPSRFRWLTANRSSMIQTSRPHGGFSDNLDATLEELFQLFVQ; this is encoded by the coding sequence ATGCAAGGAAAGCACTTATATGAATATGCCATTCTGCGAGTTGTGCCCAGGGTAGAGCGCGAGGAATTTATCAATGTGGGTGTATTGCTCTGCTCCAAGAAGGAAAATTTCTTGAAATGCAAAGTTAGTTTGGATATTACTAAACTCAAAGCTTTGGATTCCGAGGCTGATGCACAGCTATTTGAGAATTATCTCGATTCCTTAGATCAAATTTGTCAAGGTAAAGCAAATGGGAGCCCCATCTCACAGCAAGATGCGCCTTCAAGATTCCGCTGGCTGACAGCCAATCGCAGTTCTATGATTCAAACATCCCGACCACATGGCGGTTTTTCGGATAATTTAGACGCGACCTTGGAGGAGCTATTTCAGCTATTTGTTCAGTAG
- a CDS encoding endonuclease/exonuclease/phosphatase family protein, translated as MNIKLIYLFFIILFINEVALGQSYQFATYNIKFDDRNDLENLWKDRSSHLINLMQFHKMDLIGTQEGMKHQLDEISENLNFPYIGQSREEDGIKGEFSAIFYNSKKFTLIESNTFWLSPTPDVASKGWDAALNRICTYGNFEDKNGQKFYVFNIHYDHVGQKAREESSKLILEKIKSINTENTPVILMGDFNVENDNKAYEIIVKSDFKDSKNLSQNTPYGAIGTFNGYSWDKKPERIIDYVFVNQGIQVLRYGILTDNYGLKYPSDHFPVMIEVSFSGN; from the coding sequence ATGAACATAAAACTCATCTATCTCTTCTTTATTATCTTATTCATAAATGAAGTCGCTTTAGGACAAAGTTATCAATTCGCAACTTATAACATAAAATTTGATGACCGTAATGACTTAGAAAATCTCTGGAAGGATCGGTCAAGTCACTTGATCAATTTGATGCAGTTTCACAAAATGGATCTTATAGGAACTCAAGAAGGGATGAAACATCAATTAGATGAAATCAGCGAAAATTTGAATTTCCCCTATATTGGCCAAAGTAGAGAAGAAGATGGAATCAAAGGTGAGTTTTCTGCAATTTTTTACAATTCCAAAAAATTTACCTTAATAGAAAGCAATACCTTTTGGCTCTCACCGACTCCTGATGTGGCCTCAAAAGGTTGGGATGCAGCACTCAATCGGATTTGTACTTATGGAAATTTTGAGGATAAAAATGGTCAGAAATTTTATGTTTTCAATATCCACTATGACCATGTTGGCCAAAAAGCAAGAGAGGAAAGTAGTAAATTGATTTTAGAAAAAATCAAATCCATCAATACTGAAAACACCCCTGTGATTTTGATGGGTGATTTCAATGTGGAGAATGACAATAAAGCTTATGAAATTATCGTGAAAAGCGATTTCAAAGACAGCAAAAATTTAAGCCAAAATACTCCTTACGGAGCTATAGGAACATTCAATGGATACAGCTGGGATAAAAAACCTGAAAGAATTATCGATTATGTTTTTGTGAATCAAGGAATCCAAGTCCTTAGATATGGTATTTTGACTGACAATTATGGACTGAAATACCCTTCCGATCATTTTCCTGTGATGATCGAGGTTTCTTTTTCTGGAAATTAA
- a CDS encoding flavin reductase family protein produces the protein MIIDPSNVSSADFQAYLQGTVAPRPIAFASTVDKNGKVNLSPFSYFNVFSTNPPILVFSPSRRVRDNTTKHTLENVHEVKEVVINIVDFSLVEQMSLSSTEYDKGVNEFVKAGLTPEKSLKVSPPRVKESPAAFECIVKDIISLGEEGGAGNLIICEVIMAHISDSILDENGQISPYKLDAVSRMGGNWYCRANGEALFEIPKPIRNKGIGVDQIPSVIQNSVVLTGNNLGRLGNIEKIPSKDEVLEYGDRPEIVEMKIRFQNDQESLSFHLHEHAKILLEEGNVEDAWKVLLQFPTS, from the coding sequence ATGATTATTGATCCTAGTAATGTTTCCTCAGCTGACTTTCAGGCTTATCTTCAAGGTACTGTGGCTCCAAGGCCTATCGCTTTTGCAAGCACAGTAGATAAAAATGGGAAAGTCAACCTCAGTCCATTTAGCTACTTCAATGTTTTTAGTACGAACCCTCCGATTTTGGTTTTTTCACCATCCCGAAGGGTAAGGGACAATACCACAAAGCATACTCTTGAAAATGTACACGAAGTCAAAGAAGTGGTTATCAATATCGTAGATTTTTCTCTTGTTGAACAGATGTCGCTTTCAAGCACTGAATATGATAAAGGCGTCAATGAATTTGTGAAAGCAGGGTTGACTCCTGAGAAATCTTTGAAAGTTTCTCCTCCTAGAGTGAAGGAATCTCCAGCAGCCTTTGAATGTATTGTAAAAGACATCATTTCACTTGGTGAAGAAGGAGGTGCGGGGAATTTGATTATTTGTGAAGTGATTATGGCACATATTTCTGATTCAATCTTAGATGAAAATGGCCAAATTAGTCCTTACAAGTTAGATGCAGTCTCGAGAATGGGAGGGAATTGGTATTGCAGAGCCAATGGAGAAGCACTTTTTGAGATTCCAAAGCCAATTAGAAACAAGGGGATCGGGGTTGATCAAATTCCAAGTGTCATTCAAAACAGTGTAGTGCTTACTGGAAATAATCTGGGTAGATTGGGCAATATTGAAAAAATCCCTTCAAAAGATGAGGTTTTGGAATATGGGGATAGACCTGAAATCGTGGAGATGAAAATTAGATTTCAAAATGATCAAGAAAGCCTTTCCTTTCATTTACATGAACATGCAAAAATACTCTTAGAAGAAGGGAATGTGGAAGATGCATGGAAAGTCTTGTTGCAGTTTCCAACATCTTAA
- the sppA gene encoding signal peptide peptidase SppA, whose product MKFLGNVLAVIVGLLVFSVISFFILAGIIAIAASSEGEVKIKENTVLVLNLEGRALVERTSEDQIDLNSLPGFGGIASVGLVNLKKAIQEAAKNENVKGIYLQAGMVSAGQAMLHELREELISFKESGKFIVAYSEIYTEGGYFLSSAADEVYMNPLGGMEFNGIASEIIFFKGLFEKLEIEPVVFRVGEFKSAVEPFLLDKMSDENRLQTSVFLNDLNDFAVAKVAESRSIDLEKAKEINSQMLVRKNSDAVDLNLVDGLWYEDQVKDLLREKLGLDEDDDINTINVTTINKDAKTKNILSKNKIAVIIAQGEIVSGTAEGVIASESFVKEVNRAKNDESVKAIVVRVNSPGGSALASEVMWRALEEAKKEKPIIASMGEYAASGGYYISAPADTIVAQPNTITGSIGIFGLWFNAEGLMKNKLGLTTDVVKTGELSDFLSFTRQLTDLEKSIFQNNIEDGYDTFISRVADGRNMTKEEVLEVASGRVWSGIQGKENGLVDVLGGLEDAIEIAAIKAGVEEDYKVAYYPQVKPWFEKLMADLTNDVQTRYMKSKLGSFYPVYNELENIKKYEGMMLRMPYDLIIE is encoded by the coding sequence ATGAAATTTCTAGGAAATGTATTAGCTGTAATCGTAGGACTATTGGTGTTTTCTGTCATCAGTTTTTTTATTTTGGCAGGAATCATCGCCATTGCGGCTTCATCAGAAGGTGAGGTCAAAATCAAAGAAAACACCGTTTTGGTTCTAAATCTTGAAGGAAGAGCTTTAGTAGAACGCACTAGTGAAGATCAAATAGATCTCAATTCTCTACCTGGTTTTGGGGGTATTGCAAGTGTGGGACTTGTCAACTTGAAAAAAGCCATTCAAGAGGCTGCCAAAAATGAAAACGTGAAAGGAATTTATCTCCAAGCAGGAATGGTCTCTGCTGGTCAAGCAATGCTTCACGAGCTTAGAGAGGAATTAATAAGCTTCAAAGAGTCCGGGAAATTCATTGTTGCTTACAGCGAGATTTATACTGAAGGTGGATACTTTTTGAGTTCAGCTGCAGACGAGGTTTATATGAACCCACTAGGTGGCATGGAATTCAATGGCATTGCATCTGAAATTATTTTCTTTAAAGGTCTTTTTGAAAAATTAGAAATCGAACCTGTTGTTTTCAGAGTTGGAGAGTTCAAAAGTGCTGTTGAGCCATTTTTACTAGATAAAATGAGTGATGAAAACAGACTTCAGACCTCCGTATTTCTCAATGATTTGAATGATTTTGCGGTTGCAAAAGTGGCTGAGAGCAGATCGATAGATTTAGAAAAAGCAAAAGAAATCAACAGCCAAATGCTCGTTCGTAAAAATAGCGATGCAGTGGACTTAAACTTGGTAGATGGACTTTGGTACGAGGACCAAGTAAAAGATTTACTTAGAGAGAAACTTGGTCTAGATGAAGACGACGACATCAACACAATCAATGTCACAACTATCAACAAAGACGCAAAAACAAAAAACATTCTTTCAAAAAACAAAATCGCTGTCATCATCGCACAAGGCGAAATTGTCAGTGGCACTGCTGAGGGTGTGATTGCATCAGAGTCCTTTGTCAAGGAAGTCAACAGAGCAAAAAATGACGAAAGTGTCAAAGCAATTGTGGTACGTGTGAATTCTCCTGGAGGATCTGCATTGGCCTCAGAAGTAATGTGGAGAGCACTTGAAGAAGCGAAAAAAGAAAAACCAATCATCGCGTCAATGGGAGAATATGCAGCTTCAGGCGGGTATTACATCTCTGCTCCTGCTGATACGATTGTTGCACAACCAAACACGATCACAGGTTCTATCGGGATCTTCGGATTGTGGTTCAATGCAGAAGGATTGATGAAAAACAAATTAGGCCTTACAACAGATGTCGTAAAAACTGGTGAGTTATCTGATTTCTTGAGTTTCACAAGACAACTGACAGATCTTGAAAAATCCATATTCCAAAATAATATTGAAGATGGCTATGATACTTTCATCTCCAGGGTGGCTGATGGTAGAAACATGACCAAAGAAGAAGTACTTGAAGTAGCATCAGGAAGAGTTTGGTCAGGAATTCAAGGAAAAGAAAATGGACTTGTTGATGTCTTAGGTGGACTAGAAGACGCTATTGAGATCGCAGCTATCAAAGCTGGCGTAGAAGAAGATTATAAAGTTGCATATTATCCACAAGTAAAGCCTTGGTTTGAAAAATTGATGGCTGACCTTACCAATGATGTTCAGACGAGATACATGAAATCGAAACTAGGTTCTTTTTACCCAGTTTACAACGAACTTGAAAATATCAAGAAATACGAAGGAATGATGCTAAGAATGCCTTATGATTTGATTATCGAATAG
- the folK gene encoding 2-amino-4-hydroxy-6-hydroxymethyldihydropteridine diphosphokinase codes for MRQIILIIGGNIGDRLSLITQAKQLLEEKIGKVSLISSLYETEAWGGNSKGNYLNQILVLESPLAADEVLDKALQIEKVLGRQRDIKWGNRTMDIDILYYGDEIIDSPNLKIPHPYLHLRRFVLEPLAEVVPNLVHPILNLTSTELLQNCQDDSIVKVIGEKP; via the coding sequence ATGCGACAGATTATTTTGATAATTGGCGGCAATATAGGTGATAGGTTGAGTTTAATCACACAGGCAAAGCAACTTTTAGAAGAGAAAATAGGAAAAGTTAGCTTAATTTCTTCTTTATACGAGACAGAAGCCTGGGGCGGAAACTCAAAAGGGAATTATCTCAACCAAATTTTAGTCTTAGAATCTCCTTTAGCAGCTGATGAGGTGTTAGATAAAGCTTTACAAATTGAAAAAGTGCTAGGTCGTCAGCGGGATATAAAGTGGGGAAATAGGACTATGGATATTGATATTCTTTATTATGGCGACGAAATAATAGATTCCCCCAACCTAAAAATCCCTCATCCATACCTTCACTTAAGAAGGTTTGTTCTTGAGCCACTTGCTGAAGTTGTTCCTAACTTGGTACATCCAATTTTGAATTTGACTTCAACAGAACTCTTACAAAATTGTCAGGATGATTCAATTGTAAAAGTAATAGGAGAAAAGCCCTGA
- the fabD gene encoding ACP S-malonyltransferase, whose protein sequence is MKAYVFPGQGAQFPGMGKELYDSNELAKELFEKANEILGFRITDIMFSGTDEELKQTKVTQPAIFLHSVILAKTSDNFKPNMVAGHSLGEFSALVANGTLAFEDALKLVYQRALAMQEACEINPSGMAAILGLEDQVVEEICESIKEEIVVAANYNCPGQLVISGSNKGIEIACEKMKEAGAKRALPLPVGGAFHSPLMEPAREKLQSAIESTTFNPPSCPVYQNVSTTGISDVTEIKKNLIAQLTAPVKWTQSVRQMVEDGASEFIECGPGKVLQGLVKKIHKDSEVSSI, encoded by the coding sequence ATGAAAGCATACGTTTTTCCAGGCCAAGGCGCCCAATTCCCAGGAATGGGAAAAGAACTTTACGATAGCAATGAATTAGCCAAGGAGCTTTTTGAAAAAGCCAATGAAATCTTAGGATTTAGAATTACAGACATTATGTTTTCTGGCACCGATGAAGAACTAAAACAAACGAAAGTTACTCAACCCGCTATATTTCTACATTCAGTTATTTTAGCCAAAACTTCAGACAATTTCAAGCCAAATATGGTAGCAGGTCATTCACTTGGTGAGTTTTCAGCCTTAGTGGCAAACGGTACTTTGGCTTTTGAAGATGCCTTAAAACTAGTCTATCAAAGAGCTTTGGCTATGCAGGAAGCTTGTGAAATCAATCCTTCTGGCATGGCTGCTATTTTAGGATTAGAAGATCAGGTAGTAGAAGAAATCTGTGAGTCTATCAAGGAAGAAATAGTTGTTGCTGCGAACTACAATTGTCCAGGACAACTGGTGATATCTGGATCAAATAAAGGAATCGAAATCGCCTGTGAAAAAATGAAAGAAGCCGGAGCCAAGAGAGCTTTACCTTTGCCTGTCGGAGGTGCATTTCACTCACCTCTGATGGAACCTGCACGTGAGAAATTACAATCAGCAATTGAAAGCACAACCTTCAACCCTCCATCCTGTCCTGTTTACCAAAATGTGAGCACTACTGGAATCTCCGATGTCACTGAAATCAAGAAAAATCTTATTGCACAGCTTACTGCTCCTGTAAAATGGACGCAATCTGTACGACAAATGGTAGAAGATGGTGCATCTGAATTTATAGAATGTGGACCGGGAAAAGTCCTTCAGGGCTTAGTGAAAAAAATCCATAAAGACTCAGAAGTATCAAGTATCTAA